The Enterobacter asburiae genome window below encodes:
- a CDS encoding ABC transporter ATP-binding protein yields MAIALELEQLKKTYPGGVQALRGIDLKVEAGDFYALLGPNGAGKSTTIGIISSLVNKTSGRVSVFGYDLQKDVVNAKRQLGLVPQEFNFNPFETVQQIVVNQAGYYGVERKEALERSEKYLKQLDLWEKRNERARMLSGGMKRRLMIARALMHEPKLLILDEPTAGVDIELRRSMWGFLKDLNDKGTTIILTTHYLEEAEMLCRNIGIIQHGELVENTSMKNLLSKLKSETFILDLAAKSALPKLEGYNYRLVDTSTLEVEVLREQGINSVFSQLSAQGIQVLSMRNKANRLEELFVSLVHDKQGDKA; encoded by the coding sequence ATGGCAATTGCACTGGAGCTTGAGCAGCTTAAAAAAACCTATCCGGGTGGCGTTCAGGCGCTACGCGGAATAGATCTTAAAGTAGAGGCCGGTGATTTTTACGCGCTTCTGGGGCCGAACGGGGCGGGGAAATCGACCACCATTGGGATTATCAGCTCGCTGGTCAATAAAACGTCCGGCCGGGTGAGCGTCTTTGGGTACGACCTGCAAAAAGATGTGGTGAACGCCAAACGCCAGCTGGGGCTGGTACCGCAGGAGTTCAACTTCAACCCGTTCGAGACGGTGCAGCAGATCGTGGTTAACCAGGCGGGCTATTACGGCGTTGAGCGTAAAGAGGCCCTGGAGCGTAGCGAAAAATACCTTAAGCAGCTCGATCTGTGGGAAAAGCGTAACGAACGCGCGCGCATGTTGTCCGGCGGGATGAAGCGCCGCCTGATGATCGCCCGTGCGCTGATGCACGAGCCAAAGCTGCTGATCCTCGATGAGCCGACTGCGGGTGTCGATATCGAACTTCGTCGTTCCATGTGGGGCTTCCTGAAAGATCTCAACGACAAAGGTACCACCATTATTCTGACCACCCACTACCTGGAAGAGGCTGAAATGCTGTGCCGCAACATCGGCATCATTCAGCACGGCGAGCTGGTGGAAAACACCTCGATGAAGAATCTGCTCTCCAAGCTGAAATCCGAAACCTTCATTCTCGATCTGGCGGCGAAAAGCGCGCTGCCAAAACTTGAAGGTTACAACTATCGTCTGGTGGATACCTCGACGCTGGAAGTGGAAGTGCTGCGCGAGCAGGGGATTAACAGCGTGTTCTCACAGCTGAGCGCGCAGGGGATTCAGGTCTTAAGTATGCGTAACAAAGCGAACCGACTGGAAGAGCTGTTTGTCTCTCTGGTACATGACAAACAAGGAGACAAGGCATGA
- a CDS encoding glucose/quinate/shikimate family membrane-bound PQQ-dependent dehydrogenase encodes MAETNSKQPRLLVTLTAAFAAFCALYLLIGGVWLVALGGSWYYPIAGLVMVAVTVLLLRRKQSALWLYAALLLATMIWGVWEVGFDFWALTPRSDILVFFGIWLILPFVWRRLIVPSSGAVAGLVVALLITGGILTWAGFNDPQEINGTLNAESTPAAAISQVADGDWPAYGRNQEGQRYSPLKQINADNVKNLKEAWVFRTGDVKMPNDPGELTNEVTPIKVGNMLYLCTAHQRLFALDAATGKEKWHFDPQLNSNPSFQHVTCRGVSYHEARAENASPEVVADCPRRIMLPVNDGRLFAINAETGKLCETFANKGILNLQTNMPDTTPGLYEPTSPPIITDKTIVIAGSVTDNFSTRETSGVIRGFDVNTGKLLWAFDPGAKDPNAIPSDEHTFTFNSPNSWAPAAYDAKLDLVYLPMGVTTPDIWGGNRTPEQERYASAIVALNATTGKLAWSYQTVHHDLWDMDMPSQPTLADITVDGKTVPVIYAPAKTGNIFVLDRSNGKLVVPAPEKPVPQGAAKGDYVSKTQPFSDLSFRPKKDLSGADMWGATMFDQLVCRVMFHQLRYEGIFTPPSEQGTLVFPGNLGMFEWGGISVDPNRQVAIANPMALPFVSRLIPRGPGNPMEQPKDAKGSGTEAGIQPQYGVPFGVTLNPFLSPFGLPCKQPAWGYISGLDLKTNQIVWKKRIGTPQDSMPFPMPVPVPFNMGMPMLGGPISTAGNVLFIAATADNYLRAYNMTNGEKLWQGRLPAGGQATPMTYEVNGKQYVVISAGGHGSFGTKMGDYIVAYALPDDAK; translated from the coding sequence ATGGCTGAAACAAACTCTAAACAGCCGCGTCTACTGGTGACATTAACAGCCGCATTCGCAGCCTTCTGCGCGCTGTATCTGTTAATCGGTGGCGTCTGGCTGGTCGCTTTAGGCGGCTCCTGGTACTACCCGATAGCGGGTCTGGTTATGGTTGCCGTAACCGTCCTGCTGTTGCGTAGAAAACAATCTGCACTGTGGCTGTATGCCGCCCTCCTTCTTGCCACCATGATCTGGGGCGTCTGGGAAGTCGGGTTTGACTTCTGGGCACTGACGCCGCGCAGCGACATCCTGGTATTCTTCGGTATCTGGCTGATCCTGCCGTTCGTGTGGCGTCGCCTGATTGTACCTTCCAGCGGTGCGGTGGCGGGCCTGGTTGTTGCCCTGCTGATTACCGGCGGCATCCTGACCTGGGCCGGTTTTAACGATCCACAGGAGATCAACGGTACGCTGAACGCGGAATCCACGCCTGCTGCGGCTATCTCTCAGGTGGCGGACGGCGACTGGCCTGCGTATGGTCGTAACCAGGAAGGTCAACGCTACTCTCCGCTGAAGCAGATCAACGCGGACAACGTGAAGAACCTGAAGGAAGCCTGGGTATTCCGTACCGGCGATGTGAAGATGCCGAACGATCCGGGCGAGCTGACCAACGAAGTCACGCCGATTAAAGTCGGCAATATGCTCTACCTGTGTACGGCGCACCAGCGTCTGTTCGCGCTCGACGCGGCCACCGGTAAAGAGAAATGGCACTTCGATCCGCAGCTGAACTCCAACCCGTCCTTCCAGCACGTCACCTGTCGTGGCGTCTCTTACCACGAAGCGCGCGCCGAGAATGCCAGCCCGGAAGTGGTTGCCGACTGTCCTCGCCGCATTATGCTGCCGGTGAACGATGGCCGTCTGTTCGCCATCAACGCCGAAACGGGCAAGCTGTGCGAAACCTTTGCCAACAAAGGTATCCTGAACCTGCAGACCAACATGCCGGACACCACGCCGGGTCTGTATGAGCCAACCTCACCGCCAATCATCACCGATAAAACCATCGTGATTGCCGGTTCGGTAACGGATAACTTCTCCACGCGTGAAACCTCCGGCGTTATCCGTGGTTTCGACGTGAACACCGGTAAACTGCTGTGGGCCTTCGACCCGGGCGCGAAAGATCCAAACGCGATCCCGTCGGACGAGCACACCTTTACCTTTAACTCGCCAAACTCCTGGGCACCAGCGGCGTATGACGCGAAGCTGGACCTGGTCTACCTGCCAATGGGTGTGACCACGCCAGATATCTGGGGCGGTAACCGCACGCCGGAGCAGGAGCGTTATGCAAGCGCTATCGTGGCGCTGAACGCGACCACCGGCAAGCTGGCGTGGAGCTATCAGACCGTTCACCACGATCTGTGGGATATGGATATGCCGTCCCAGCCGACGCTGGCGGACATTACCGTTGACGGCAAAACCGTTCCGGTGATTTACGCTCCGGCCAAGACGGGCAACATCTTCGTCCTGGATCGCAGCAACGGTAAGCTGGTTGTGCCAGCACCGGAAAAACCGGTTCCGCAGGGCGCGGCGAAAGGCGATTACGTCAGCAAAACCCAGCCGTTCTCTGACCTGAGCTTCCGTCCGAAGAAAGACCTCAGCGGTGCAGACATGTGGGGTGCCACCATGTTTGACCAGCTGGTATGCCGCGTGATGTTCCACCAGCTGCGCTATGAGGGCATCTTCACGCCGCCGTCTGAGCAGGGCACGCTGGTCTTCCCGGGTAACCTGGGGATGTTCGAGTGGGGCGGGATCTCCGTCGACCCGAACCGTCAGGTGGCGATTGCCAACCCGATGGCGCTGCCGTTCGTTTCCCGTCTGATCCCACGCGGTCCGGGTAACCCAATGGAGCAGCCGAAAGACGCGAAAGGCAGCGGTACCGAAGCCGGTATTCAGCCGCAGTACGGCGTGCCGTTTGGCGTAACGCTGAACCCGTTCCTGTCTCCGTTTGGTCTGCCGTGTAAACAGCCGGCCTGGGGTTATATCTCCGGTCTGGATCTGAAAACCAACCAGATCGTGTGGAAAAAACGTATTGGTACGCCACAGGACAGCATGCCGTTCCCGATGCCGGTTCCGGTGCCGTTCAATATGGGTATGCCGATGCTGGGTGGCCCAATTTCCACCGCCGGTAACGTGCTGTTCATCGCGGCAACCGCAGATAACTACCTGCGCGCGTACAACATGACCAACGGTGAAAAACTGTGGCAGGGCCGTCTGCCGGCTGGTGGACAGGCCACGCCGATGACCTATGAAGTGAATGGCAAGCAGTACGTTGTCATCTCAGCGGGCGGTCACGGTTCGTTTGGCACGAAGATGGGCGACTACATCGTCGCGTATGCGTTGCCTGACGATGCTAAGTAA
- the panC gene encoding pantoate--beta-alanine ligase, with protein sequence MLIIETLPLLRQHIRRARQEGKRIALVPTMGNLHDGHMKLVDEARARADIVVVSIFVNPMQFDRADDLARYPRTLQEDCEKLKKRHADIVFSPAPADVYPQGTDEATYVDVPGISTMLEGASRPGHFRGVSTIVSKLFNLVQPDVACFGEKDFQQLALIRKMVADMGYDIEIVGVPIVRAKDGLALSSRNGYLTADQRKIAPGLSKVMNTMAEQLLAKELTAEEIIALAEQALNDKGFRADDIQIRDADTLLELTQTSKRAVILVAAWLGQARLIDNKVVELA encoded by the coding sequence GTGCTAATCATTGAAACCCTGCCGCTGCTGCGCCAGCATATCCGCCGCGCGCGTCAGGAAGGTAAACGTATCGCACTGGTCCCGACCATGGGCAACCTGCATGACGGCCATATGAAGCTGGTTGACGAAGCAAGAGCCCGTGCAGATATCGTGGTGGTCAGTATCTTCGTTAACCCAATGCAGTTTGACCGCGCCGACGATCTGGCACGCTATCCGCGCACCCTGCAGGAAGATTGCGAGAAGCTCAAAAAACGCCATGCGGATATTGTCTTCTCTCCGGCACCGGCGGATGTCTATCCTCAGGGTACCGATGAGGCCACTTACGTTGACGTACCGGGCATTTCCACCATGCTGGAAGGCGCAAGCCGCCCGGGTCATTTCCGCGGCGTATCGACCATCGTCAGCAAGCTGTTCAACCTGGTGCAGCCGGACGTTGCCTGCTTCGGTGAGAAAGATTTCCAGCAGCTGGCGCTGATCCGCAAGATGGTTGCGGACATGGGTTACGATATCGAGATTGTCGGCGTACCGATTGTACGCGCGAAAGACGGTCTGGCGCTCAGCTCGCGAAATGGCTACCTGACCGCGGACCAGCGTAAAATCGCGCCGGGCTTAAGCAAGGTCATGAACACCATGGCAGAACAGCTGCTGGCGAAAGAGTTAACGGCCGAAGAGATTATTGCTCTGGCTGAACAGGCGCTGAACGATAAAGGCTTCCGCGCTGATGATATTCAAATTCGCGATGCCGACACGCTTCTGGAGCTTACACAGACCAGCAAACGTGCGGTGATTCTGGTGGCGGCATGGCTTGGTCAGGCCCGCCTAATCGACAACAAAGTGGTTGAACTGGCGTAG
- the cueO gene encoding multicopper oxidase CueO, which translates to MQRRDFLKYSAVLGAASALPLWSRAVLAADRPALPIPDLVTADARSRIQLVVQSGKTTFGANTATTWGYNGNLLGPALQLRKGKTVTVDIHNTLSEETTLHWHGLEVPGEVDGGPQGIINAGGTRSVTFTPDQRAATCWFHPHQHGKTGHQVAMGLAGLVLIEDDESRLLRLPKQWGIDDVPVIVQDKKFNADGQIDYQLDVMSAAVGLFGDTLLTNGAIYPQHAAPKGWLRLRLLNGCNARSLNFAASDKRPLYVVASDGGLLPEPVKVSELPMLMGERFEVLVDISDGKPFDLVTLPVSQMGMAVAPFDKPHPVLHIQPLLVAASGTLPDTLTTLPALPSLEGLTQRRLQLSMNPMLDMMGMQALMAKYGDKAMAGMQHGQMMGHMNMDHGKMGGMGNMNHGDHGFDFHNANMINGKAFDMNTPMFAATKGQFERWVISGEGDMMLHPFHIHGTQFRILTENGKAPDAHRAGWKDTVRVEGGVSEVLVKFDHEAPKEFAYMAHCHLLEHEDTGMMLGFTV; encoded by the coding sequence ATGCAACGTCGTGATTTTTTAAAATATTCCGCTGTGCTGGGGGCTGCCAGCGCATTACCTCTCTGGAGCCGCGCGGTTCTCGCGGCTGACAGGCCAGCCTTACCCATCCCTGATTTAGTGACCGCTGATGCGCGAAGCCGTATCCAGCTTGTGGTGCAATCGGGCAAAACGACCTTTGGTGCAAATACCGCCACAACCTGGGGCTATAACGGAAATCTCCTTGGCCCGGCGCTCCAGCTGCGCAAAGGAAAAACCGTTACCGTCGATATCCATAACACACTGTCGGAAGAGACGACGCTGCACTGGCACGGGCTGGAAGTGCCGGGCGAGGTGGACGGCGGGCCGCAGGGCATCATCAACGCGGGCGGCACGCGCAGCGTCACCTTTACGCCCGATCAGCGCGCGGCGACCTGCTGGTTCCATCCGCATCAGCATGGCAAAACGGGCCATCAGGTGGCGATGGGGCTGGCGGGGCTGGTGCTAATTGAAGACGACGAAAGCCGCCTGCTGCGCCTGCCGAAACAGTGGGGCATCGACGACGTACCGGTGATTGTGCAGGACAAGAAATTCAACGCTGACGGGCAAATTGACTACCAGCTGGACGTGATGAGCGCGGCGGTAGGCTTGTTTGGCGACACGCTGCTGACCAACGGCGCTATCTACCCGCAGCATGCCGCGCCGAAAGGCTGGCTGCGCCTGCGCCTGCTCAACGGCTGTAACGCACGTTCGCTGAATTTTGCCGCCAGCGATAAACGCCCGCTGTATGTGGTAGCCAGCGACGGCGGCCTGCTGCCGGAGCCGGTGAAGGTGAGCGAGCTGCCGATGCTCATGGGCGAACGCTTTGAGGTGCTGGTGGATATCAGCGACGGCAAGCCGTTTGACCTCGTGACGCTGCCGGTGAGCCAGATGGGGATGGCGGTCGCACCGTTTGATAAGCCGCATCCGGTGCTGCATATTCAGCCGCTGCTGGTGGCCGCATCCGGCACGCTGCCTGATACGTTAACCACTTTGCCAGCTCTCCCGTCGCTGGAGGGGCTTACGCAGCGCAGGCTGCAGCTCTCCATGAACCCGATGCTTGATATGATGGGCATGCAGGCGCTGATGGCGAAATATGGCGATAAGGCGATGGCGGGGATGCAGCACGGCCAGATGATGGGACACATGAATATGGACCACGGCAAAATGGGCGGCATGGGAAACATGAATCACGGCGACCATGGCTTTGATTTCCACAACGCCAATATGATCAACGGCAAAGCGTTCGACATGAATACGCCGATGTTTGCTGCGACAAAAGGGCAGTTTGAGCGCTGGGTGATTTCAGGCGAAGGGGACATGATGCTGCATCCGTTCCATATCCACGGCACACAGTTCCGCATTCTCACAGAGAACGGTAAAGCGCCGGATGCGCATCGCGCGGGCTGGAAAGATACGGTGAGAGTGGAGGGTGGCGTCAGCGAGGTGCTGGTGAAGTTTGACCACGAGGCGCCGAAGGAGTTTGCCTATATGGCGCACTGCCACCTGCTGGAGCATGAAGATACGGGGATGATGCTCGGGTTCACTGTTTAA
- a CDS encoding ABC transporter permease, with amino-acid sequence MTHLYWVALKSIWAKEINRFMRIWVQTLVPPVITMTLYFIIFGNLIGSRIGEMHGFTYMQFIVPGLIMMAVITNAYANVASSFFSAKFQRNIEELLVAPVPTHVIIAGYVGGGVARGLCVGILVTAISLFFVPFQVHSWLFVALTLLLTAILFSLAGLLNAVFAKTFDDISLIPTFVLTPLTYLGGVFYSLTLLPPFWQALSHLNPIVYMISGFRFGFLGISDVPLFTTVAVLVVFIIAFYLLCWSLIQRGRGLRS; translated from the coding sequence ATGACGCATCTTTACTGGGTCGCGCTGAAAAGTATCTGGGCGAAAGAGATTAACCGCTTTATGCGTATCTGGGTGCAAACCCTGGTGCCGCCAGTTATCACGATGACGCTCTATTTCATTATCTTCGGTAACCTGATTGGTTCCCGAATTGGTGAGATGCACGGCTTTACCTATATGCAGTTTATCGTGCCGGGCCTGATCATGATGGCGGTGATCACTAATGCCTACGCCAACGTGGCGTCGTCATTCTTCAGCGCCAAGTTCCAGCGCAATATTGAAGAGCTGCTGGTCGCGCCGGTGCCGACGCACGTCATTATCGCGGGTTATGTCGGCGGCGGCGTGGCGCGCGGGCTGTGCGTGGGGATCCTGGTCACGGCGATTTCGCTGTTCTTTGTGCCGTTCCAGGTCCACTCGTGGCTCTTTGTCGCGCTGACGCTGCTCCTGACGGCGATCCTCTTCTCGCTGGCCGGTCTGCTGAACGCCGTGTTCGCCAAAACGTTTGACGACATCAGCCTGATCCCGACCTTCGTGCTGACGCCGCTGACCTATCTCGGCGGGGTGTTCTACTCCCTGACGCTGCTGCCACCGTTCTGGCAGGCGCTGTCGCACCTGAACCCGATTGTCTACATGATCAGCGGGTTCCGCTTTGGCTTCCTCGGCATCAGCGATGTGCCGCTGTTTACCACGGTGGCTGTGCTGGTGGTGTTTATCATCGCCTTCTACCTGCTCTGCTGGTCGCTTATCCAGCGCGGACGCGGGCTGCGCAGCTAA
- the hpt gene encoding hypoxanthine phosphoribosyltransferase, with protein MKHTVEVMIPEAEIKARIAELGRQITEHYKDSGSEMVLVGLLRGSFMFMADLCREVHVPHEVDFMTASSYGSGMSTTRDVKILKDLDEDIRGKDVLIVEDIIDSGNTLSKVREILSLREPKSLAICTLLDKPDRREVQVPVEFVGFSIPDEFVVGYGIDYAQRYRHLPYVGKVVLLDE; from the coding sequence ATGAAACATACTGTTGAAGTGATGATCCCGGAAGCCGAGATCAAAGCGCGTATCGCCGAACTGGGTCGTCAAATCACCGAACATTACAAGGACAGCGGCAGCGAAATGGTGCTGGTCGGTCTGTTGCGCGGCTCTTTCATGTTCATGGCAGACCTGTGCCGTGAAGTGCATGTGCCCCATGAGGTCGATTTTATGACCGCCTCCAGCTACGGCAGCGGCATGTCCACTACCCGTGATGTGAAAATCCTGAAAGATCTGGATGAAGATATTCGTGGCAAAGATGTGTTGATCGTTGAGGACATCATCGACTCCGGCAACACGCTGTCAAAAGTGCGCGAGATTCTGAGCCTGCGTGAACCAAAATCTCTGGCGATTTGTACGCTGCTGGATAAACCTGACCGTCGTGAAGTGCAGGTGCCGGTAGAGTTCGTGGGCTTCTCGATTCCGGACGAATTCGTCGTCGGTTACGGCATTGACTACGCGCAGCGTTATCGTCATCTGCCGTATGTTGGGAAAGTGGTATTGCTGGACGAGTAA
- a CDS encoding PTS sugar transporter subunit IIA gives MLGWVITCHDEQAQEMLDKLEARFGPLVQCRAVNYWRGLSTNMLSRMMCDALHETDTGDGVIFLTDKSGAAPYRAAALLSHKHACCEVISGINLSLLALMYPQRGSLSSAEFRQAIVAQGVPGVSSLWHQQQKNPPFVLLHDLYKN, from the coding sequence ATGCTGGGATGGGTTATCACCTGCCACGATGAACAGGCGCAGGAAATGCTGGATAAGCTTGAAGCCAGATTTGGCCCGCTGGTGCAGTGCCGGGCGGTAAACTACTGGCGCGGGTTGAGCACCAACATGCTGAGCCGCATGATGTGCGATGCCCTGCATGAAACCGACACCGGCGATGGCGTGATTTTTCTTACCGATAAATCGGGCGCGGCGCCTTACCGCGCAGCCGCGTTGCTGAGCCATAAGCACGCGTGCTGTGAAGTGATCTCGGGTATTAACCTCTCCCTGCTGGCCTTAATGTATCCGCAGCGTGGATCCTTAAGCAGCGCTGAGTTTCGCCAGGCCATCGTGGCGCAGGGCGTTCCGGGCGTCAGCAGCTTGTGGCATCAGCAGCAAAAAAATCCTCCTTTCGTCCTGCTCCACGATTTGTATAAGAATTAA
- the can gene encoding carbonate dehydratase has product MNNIDTLISNNALWSKMLVEEDPGFFGKLAQAQNPRFLWIGCSDSRVPAERLTGLEPGELFVHRNVANLVIHTDLNCLSVVQYAVDVLQVEHIIICGHYGCGGVQAAVENTELGLIDNWLLHIRDIWFKHSSLLGEMPQERRMDTLCELNVMEQVYNLGHSTIMQSAWKRGQKVSIHGWAYGIHDGLLRNLEVTATNRETLEQRYRSGIANLQLKHVNHK; this is encoded by the coding sequence ATGAACAACATAGATACACTCATCAGCAACAATGCACTATGGTCAAAAATGCTGGTGGAGGAAGACCCCGGATTTTTTGGAAAACTCGCGCAGGCGCAGAACCCACGCTTTCTCTGGATTGGATGTTCCGACAGCCGCGTACCGGCGGAGCGCCTGACCGGCCTTGAACCCGGCGAACTGTTTGTTCACCGCAATGTCGCCAATCTCGTGATTCACACCGATCTCAACTGTCTTTCTGTTGTTCAGTATGCCGTGGACGTTCTGCAAGTCGAGCACATCATCATTTGCGGCCATTATGGCTGCGGCGGCGTGCAGGCGGCGGTTGAAAACACGGAGCTGGGGCTCATTGATAACTGGCTACTGCACATCCGCGATATCTGGTTCAAACATAGCTCACTGCTGGGCGAAATGCCGCAGGAGCGTCGCATGGATACCCTATGCGAACTCAACGTGATGGAGCAGGTGTATAACCTGGGCCACTCAACGATCATGCAATCAGCGTGGAAACGCGGGCAGAAGGTTTCTATCCACGGCTGGGCGTACGGTATTCACGATGGCCTGCTGCGCAATCTGGAAGTGACCGCCACCAACCGCGAAACGCTGGAGCAGCGCTACCGTTCGGGGATTGCCAACCTTCAGCTTAAGCATGTGAACCATAAATAA
- a CDS encoding polysaccharide deacetylase family protein — translation MLPRILFLLLMLISGVSSASLLSQQTLPAQYMQTTEDAAIWAQVGNSVINVGNVRAGQILAVVPAAADYYEFRFGFGTGFIDKGHLEPVQGKQRVEDSLGDLNKPLSNQNLITWKDTPVYNAPSSGSAPFGTLSANLRYPILNKLKDRLNQTWFQIRIGNRLAWISSLDAQEDNGLPILTYHHILRDEENTRFRHTSTTTSVRAFNNQMAWLRDQGYTTLTMYQLEGYVRNKMNLPAKSVVITFDDGLKSVSRYAYPVLKEYGFKATAFIISSRIKGHPQKWDPKSLQFMSVQEIKGIQDVFDIQSHTHFLHRVDGYKHPILLSRSYHVILFDFERSRRALAQFNPRVLYLSYPFGGYDNKAIKAANDAGFHLAVTTVKGKVKPGDNPFLLKRLYILRTDSLETMSRLISNQPQG, via the coding sequence ATGCTACCGCGCATTCTTTTCTTGCTATTGATGCTCATTTCCGGCGTCAGCTCAGCCAGTTTACTCAGTCAGCAAACGCTGCCTGCCCAGTACATGCAAACCACCGAAGACGCGGCGATCTGGGCGCAGGTGGGGAACAGCGTGATCAACGTCGGTAACGTGCGCGCCGGGCAGATCCTGGCCGTTGTGCCCGCGGCGGCGGACTACTACGAATTTCGCTTCGGTTTTGGCACGGGGTTTATCGACAAGGGGCACCTGGAGCCGGTTCAGGGGAAACAGCGCGTCGAGGACAGCCTCGGGGATCTCAATAAGCCCCTGAGCAATCAGAACCTCATTACCTGGAAAGACACGCCGGTGTATAACGCGCCGTCGAGCGGCAGCGCGCCTTTCGGCACGTTAAGCGCCAATCTGCGCTATCCGATACTGAATAAACTGAAAGACCGTCTGAATCAGACCTGGTTCCAGATCCGCATCGGCAATCGTCTGGCGTGGATCAGCAGCCTGGATGCGCAGGAAGATAATGGGCTTCCGATTCTGACCTACCATCATATTCTGCGTGATGAAGAGAACACCCGTTTTCGACATACGTCCACGACCACCAGCGTACGTGCGTTCAACAACCAGATGGCCTGGTTACGCGATCAGGGTTATACCACCCTGACGATGTACCAGCTTGAAGGGTACGTGCGTAACAAAATGAACCTGCCTGCAAAATCGGTGGTGATTACCTTTGACGACGGCCTGAAATCCGTCAGCCGCTATGCCTATCCTGTGCTGAAAGAGTACGGCTTCAAGGCTACCGCGTTTATTATCTCTTCCCGTATAAAAGGCCATCCGCAGAAGTGGGATCCAAAATCGCTGCAGTTTATGAGCGTGCAGGAGATTAAGGGGATTCAGGATGTGTTCGATATTCAGTCTCACACCCACTTCCTGCACCGCGTAGACGGGTATAAACACCCGATTTTACTGAGCCGCAGCTATCACGTGATTTTGTTTGATTTTGAACGCTCGCGTCGCGCGTTGGCGCAGTTTAATCCACGCGTGCTCTATCTTTCCTATCCGTTTGGCGGCTACGACAATAAAGCGATAAAGGCGGCGAATGATGCCGGTTTTCATCTGGCGGTGACGACGGTGAAAGGGAAGGTGAAGCCGGGGGATAATCCATTCTTACTGAAACGCCTGTACATCTTAAGAACGGATTCGCTGGAGACAATGTCGCGGCTGATCAGCAATCAGCCGCAGGGATAG
- the panD gene encoding aspartate 1-decarboxylase: protein MIRKMLQGKLHRVKVTQADLHYEGSCAIDQDFLDAAGILENEAIDIWNVNNGKRFSTYAIAAERGSKIISVNGAAAHCADVGDIVIIASFVMMSDEEARRWQPKVAYFEGDNDMKRTAKAIPVQVA from the coding sequence ATGATTCGCAAAATGCTGCAAGGTAAGCTTCACCGTGTGAAAGTCACCCAGGCCGACCTGCACTATGAAGGCTCCTGCGCCATCGACCAGGATTTCCTTGATGCTGCGGGCATCCTTGAAAACGAAGCGATTGATATCTGGAACGTTAACAACGGCAAACGTTTCTCAACCTACGCCATCGCCGCCGAGCGCGGGTCTAAAATCATCTCCGTTAACGGCGCGGCAGCGCACTGCGCGGACGTGGGCGATATAGTGATTATTGCCAGCTTCGTGATGATGTCTGATGAAGAAGCACGCCGCTGGCAGCCGAAAGTTGCCTACTTTGAAGGCGACAACGACATGAAACGTACCGCGAAGGCGATTCCGGTTCAGGTTGCTTAA
- a CDS encoding YacC family pilotin-like protein codes for MKTFFRTILFGSLMAMCANSYALSENEAEDMADLTAVFVFLKNDCGYQNLPNGQIRRALVFFAQQNQWDLSNYDSFDMKALGEDSYRDLSGIGIPTAKKCKALARDSLSLLAYVK; via the coding sequence ATGAAGACGTTTTTCAGGACAATTTTGTTCGGAAGCCTGATGGCAATGTGTGCGAACAGCTATGCGCTAAGTGAAAATGAAGCGGAAGATATGGCCGATTTAACGGCGGTTTTTGTATTCCTGAAAAATGATTGTGGCTACCAGAATTTACCCAACGGGCAGATTCGCCGCGCGCTGGTCTTTTTTGCCCAGCAAAACCAGTGGGATCTCAGCAACTACGACAGCTTCGACATGAAGGCGCTCGGCGAAGACAGCTACCGTGACTTGAGCGGTATTGGTATTCCCACTGCCAAAAAATGTAAAGCGCTGGCTCGCGACTCACTCAGCCTGCTCGCCTACGTCAAATAA